A genomic stretch from Natronomonas gomsonensis includes:
- a CDS encoding O-antigen ligase family protein, whose amino-acid sequence MSHFHNFSNRIDIWTNITFYFSLIFLFVLPWRNALVIVDVGTSITIGWLFGLMLGISWLISIYLKKSIRKPDTFHILFFLFTLWVIVSIIWASKISLVVEDIVRYLYIFGVIIAFWDVYRSERRLNFGFQSYIIGVFILMTASIVDYFVISSYSRATPFGLNPNELGSHVVLGVPIAYYLIRSNLTTEYQKFINYIFIFFAILTAFISGSRTAIVVLTVVMAAILGISTSQLNNQRDKYVSSIIVGITTIFSWLLLPPKIQSRIMTVPQLIQDGDLGNRQEIWLSGYHLFIENPIFGIGSGHFPLEVGITAHSVYLSILVELGVIGLFMFIAILISAFKSVITSKDTYQWSLIFLCCFLVILPNDMGFVAVLLVLNFIIIGRNINSV is encoded by the coding sequence ATGTCACATTTCCATAACTTCTCAAACAGAATAGATATATGGACAAATATTACGTTTTATTTTTCACTGATATTCCTTTTTGTGCTACCATGGCGAAATGCTCTCGTTATAGTAGACGTAGGAACAAGCATTACGATTGGTTGGCTTTTTGGCCTCATGTTAGGTATCTCGTGGTTAATATCCATATATTTAAAAAAATCCATAAGGAAGCCCGATACTTTCCATATTCTATTCTTCTTATTCACTCTATGGGTTATCGTTTCTATCATTTGGGCTAGCAAAATATCTCTAGTTGTGGAAGATATTGTTCGATATCTATACATATTTGGTGTTATCATCGCTTTTTGGGATGTATATAGATCAGAAAGAAGATTGAATTTTGGTTTTCAATCTTATATAATAGGGGTATTCATTCTTATGACTGCCTCCATCGTAGATTATTTCGTCATTTCCAGTTATTCAAGAGCAACTCCATTTGGTTTGAATCCGAATGAATTAGGAAGCCATGTGGTACTTGGGGTTCCTATCGCGTATTACTTAATCAGGTCAAACCTCACTACAGAATACCAAAAATTTATTAACTATATCTTCATCTTTTTCGCTATTTTGACAGCATTTATTTCAGGATCAAGGACAGCCATAGTCGTTTTAACAGTAGTGATGGCAGCTATTCTGGGAATATCCACATCTCAGCTCAATAATCAAAGAGATAAATACGTTTCATCTATCATAGTTGGCATTACCACCATTTTCAGCTGGTTACTTTTACCTCCAAAAATACAATCTCGAATTATGACTGTTCCACAACTGATTCAAGATGGCGACTTAGGTAATAGGCAAGAGATCTGGTTATCGGGTTACCATCTGTTTATTGAAAATCCAATATTCGGAATCGGGAGTGGTCATTTTCCTCTTGAGGTTGGCATTACCGCGCATAGCGTGTATTTGTCTATTCTTGTAGAATTAGGTGTTATAGGCCTTTTTATGTTCATAGCTATACTTATATCTGCATTTAAATCAGTTATCACCAGCAAAGACACATATCAATGGAGTCTTATCTTTCTTTGTTGTTTTCTTGTTATTTTGCCTAATGATATGGGTTTCGTGGCAGTATTATTAGTTCTTAATTTTATAATTATTGGACGGAACATAAATAGCGTGTAA
- a CDS encoding glycosyltransferase family 4 protein: protein MFHKEAKAASAAGFDVSYVVHDPPAEHDSIVKFHSLGTSQSRMQRWSHLPRTYRIAQSLDSDIYHFHDPELLPVGILLQTTTDASVIYDAHEDYGYNAIEYREWIPTAIRPSIARSFPKIQSAFANRLDMVITTTESIAKQFRELGHTNVEVIHNFPKTKNITISDSPVEQSKDITLVYVGSFEHIHGLIPMLQLVDELNQRDYEVELWMLGTFADDKNEERAAQFIAQNNLSEAVQFFGRIPYEDIFPYLAEADIGLCLVDKERCEHALPTKIFEYMYSKTPVLATDAHSIRPYVTDDVGRRVSQTNPSEQADAVLNLVSDDEQLEQMGEQGRSLVMQKYNWEQEAQRLIEIYNSLI, encoded by the coding sequence GTGTTCCACAAAGAGGCAAAAGCAGCGTCTGCTGCAGGTTTCGACGTCTCTTACGTTGTTCACGATCCACCTGCTGAGCACGACTCTATTGTTAAATTCCATTCATTAGGAACTAGCCAGTCTCGAATGCAACGGTGGTCTCACCTTCCTCGTACATATAGAATCGCTCAGTCGCTCGACAGCGACATCTACCACTTTCATGATCCAGAACTCTTACCAGTCGGCATCTTACTTCAGACGACGACGGATGCCAGCGTAATCTATGACGCACATGAGGATTACGGATATAATGCCATTGAGTATCGTGAGTGGATTCCTACCGCGATCCGGCCGAGTATAGCTCGGTCGTTCCCCAAAATCCAGTCTGCATTTGCGAACCGACTTGACATGGTTATCACTACAACGGAATCTATTGCGAAGCAGTTTCGGGAACTTGGTCATACGAATGTCGAAGTCATCCACAATTTCCCGAAGACAAAAAATATCACAATTAGCGATTCTCCAGTTGAGCAATCGAAGGATATCACGCTTGTATATGTCGGGAGTTTTGAACACATTCACGGCCTAATTCCAATGCTGCAGCTGGTTGATGAACTCAACCAGCGTGATTATGAGGTCGAACTATGGATGCTTGGAACCTTCGCTGATGATAAAAATGAGGAACGTGCTGCACAATTCATTGCGCAAAATAACCTCTCCGAAGCCGTCCAATTTTTTGGACGAATCCCGTACGAGGATATCTTCCCCTACCTTGCCGAAGCTGATATCGGTCTCTGTTTGGTAGATAAGGAACGTTGCGAGCACGCCTTGCCAACAAAAATATTTGAGTATATGTATTCGAAAACACCTGTACTAGCGACAGATGCCCACTCGATTCGGCCGTATGTGACCGATGATGTCGGTCGGAGAGTGTCTCAAACGAACCCAAGTGAACAGGCGGATGCCGTTCTAAATCTAGTATCCGATGATGAACAACTTGAACAGATGGGTGAGCAGGGGCGGTCACTGGTCATGCAGAAGTACAATTGGGAGCAAGAGGCTCAACGGCTCATCGAGATTTACAACTCATTGATATAG
- a CDS encoding alginate lyase family protein: MDVIGDYELLARTALSKSPKQLSGIIDRKLRNKFVHRLPIDFDAQYERGVPDDFSFNIGPHNKDLQAIRAVLTEKERRSYRDRAEEFLDGSVSFLNRHREIEDPATVQTGDSQLEGLPRLWYLKLVGFEPLEWVTLGFEEKESLADDSNQLGQWIRESPDQHPIGSNPGYLRGFWTPYAVCHRIINLTRYAAWCGDVDNGVQEFLFKNLLFLNNHIEEDVGGNHLIENGAALVAGGLAFGDNGKRFVDRGIGVLNQAVREQFLADGYHYERSPMYHLAVTERLISTCLLLDAAGKSYPNSLQEVTNDANAFIEHLAGPDGVIPLLNDSVLGETLQANACSMYGKKAGFTSRTEPDLDASGLVWFEHDETTLLADYGASGPENLLAHTHNDPFTICVWRGNQPIITDTGTFDYQPGNQRQRARSVQSHNTAHPEGKEPVKYGGRFLMPVQIDPTTKHIKDSFDVYYGRYSSSDARYEHGRTIVDGLNWWLIWDSIEDTATTVSRLHGAPGIDIEADSRIRFVKAGETQLQGIPVHVDDISVSSTRYYPKFGVECRRETLRLQSDDQGFGFLLSRNQVESVSVETEGSTLTEVRVADKHFKMPEISK; the protein is encoded by the coding sequence ATGGACGTCATAGGTGACTACGAATTACTGGCCCGGACCGCCTTGAGCAAATCTCCGAAACAGTTGAGCGGTATCATTGATCGAAAACTTCGGAATAAATTCGTCCATCGGTTGCCAATCGACTTCGATGCACAATACGAACGCGGCGTGCCGGACGATTTCTCGTTCAATATCGGACCTCACAACAAAGACCTCCAAGCGATTCGGGCCGTCCTGACCGAGAAAGAACGGCGATCATATCGTGACCGTGCTGAGGAGTTTCTGGATGGGTCAGTCTCGTTTCTCAACCGCCATCGGGAAATCGAAGACCCAGCCACAGTACAGACAGGGGACTCCCAACTTGAGGGGCTCCCGCGTTTATGGTATCTCAAATTAGTCGGCTTCGAACCTTTAGAGTGGGTAACTCTCGGATTTGAGGAGAAGGAATCGCTGGCAGATGATTCTAATCAACTTGGTCAATGGATTCGGGAGTCCCCTGATCAACATCCTATTGGATCGAACCCTGGCTATCTTCGTGGATTTTGGACGCCGTATGCCGTGTGTCACCGAATTATCAATCTCACCAGATACGCAGCATGGTGTGGCGATGTTGATAATGGAGTACAAGAATTTCTATTCAAGAATCTACTCTTTTTGAATAATCATATCGAGGAAGATGTCGGTGGGAATCACTTGATAGAAAATGGCGCAGCACTGGTCGCTGGGGGATTAGCATTCGGTGACAATGGTAAACGGTTCGTGGACCGTGGGATTGGAGTACTAAACCAAGCAGTACGCGAACAGTTTCTTGCAGATGGTTACCACTACGAGCGAAGCCCGATGTATCATCTTGCAGTCACTGAACGACTCATTTCGACATGTTTATTGCTTGATGCAGCTGGAAAATCATACCCCAATAGCCTCCAGGAAGTGACTAACGATGCAAACGCGTTTATTGAGCACTTGGCGGGACCGGATGGAGTAATTCCTTTACTTAATGACTCCGTGCTTGGGGAAACGCTTCAGGCCAACGCTTGTTCGATGTACGGGAAGAAAGCTGGATTCACCAGCAGAACGGAACCGGATCTTGATGCTTCGGGCCTTGTTTGGTTTGAGCACGACGAGACTACATTACTCGCAGACTACGGTGCATCGGGTCCTGAGAATCTCCTTGCTCACACGCATAACGATCCATTTACTATCTGTGTTTGGAGAGGCAATCAGCCGATTATCACCGATACAGGAACTTTTGATTATCAACCGGGGAATCAACGACAGCGAGCGCGGAGTGTGCAGTCACACAACACTGCACACCCTGAGGGAAAAGAGCCAGTCAAGTACGGTGGTCGGTTCCTAATGCCAGTACAGATTGACCCAACGACGAAACACATCAAGGATTCTTTCGACGTGTATTATGGTAGATATTCGTCTTCGGATGCTCGGTACGAACACGGACGGACAATCGTAGATGGGTTGAATTGGTGGTTAATCTGGGATTCTATCGAGGATACTGCTACGACCGTAAGCCGACTTCACGGTGCGCCTGGGATTGATATTGAAGCCGACTCAAGAATTCGATTCGTTAAAGCTGGTGAGACACAATTGCAGGGAATTCCAGTTCATGTGGACGACATCTCGGTTAGCTCAACCCGGTATTATCCGAAATTCGGTGTCGAGTGCCGACGAGAGACACTAAGATTACAATCTGATGATCAAGGATTTGGCTTCCTTTTGTCTCGAAATCAAGTTGAGTCAGTGTCTGTTGAGACGGAGGGTTCGACACTAACGGAGGTTCGTGTAGCGGATAAACACTTCAAGATGCCCGAAATAAGCAAATGA
- a CDS encoding sulfatase → MTKDVLYITIDSIRADRVGYLGYSEETTPEIDQLAADGTTFEQGIANGIPTYYSFKSLLGGIHSLSHGRSIGLPETAKSIAEVFSDAGYDTAGFNAQNPWLTPSYGYDRGFDTFEDFMGNSESGLGLGQITRDAKRTAKRAVGFSDTLTDKLGQLGRVVSAIVGSQPLTQAEVVSRAAIDWVESRDQDSPFFLWIHYMDPHYPWVPPEKFLDHDDLSRIEVGRLWHTVAYQYQQETAAVDEHMMRQINRLYDAEIRRMDASIGELLETVHSVSSTGGPLIALAGDHGTELNDHGGFSHGPTDLYQEVTRVPLLFAGPDVPDNSKELGGLVDVPQTLVQQSNAVKEGIEPFEGINLLEESRDSVFTEVVYDIDPVKQQNTNNAILSAHTAPPWKLIRNEETEDVELYNLKTDSGEETNRVPEEPQRVSELTNGLEEHRERIYRRNRTVEEKQRIRRKISELRDKGKI, encoded by the coding sequence ATGACCAAGGACGTTCTGTATATCACCATCGATTCGATACGTGCTGACCGCGTCGGATATCTCGGTTATAGCGAAGAGACGACGCCTGAGATAGACCAATTAGCAGCTGACGGAACGACATTTGAGCAAGGAATTGCCAACGGGATCCCAACGTACTATTCGTTCAAATCACTCCTTGGTGGAATCCATTCACTAAGCCATGGCCGGTCGATTGGGCTTCCGGAAACGGCCAAATCTATCGCGGAAGTGTTCAGTGATGCCGGATACGATACGGCTGGTTTCAACGCTCAAAACCCTTGGTTAACTCCAAGCTACGGGTACGACCGGGGATTCGATACATTTGAGGATTTCATGGGCAACTCAGAGTCGGGTCTCGGTCTCGGCCAGATTACACGAGACGCTAAGCGAACAGCCAAGCGGGCCGTCGGATTCAGCGACACATTAACCGATAAGCTCGGACAGCTTGGTCGTGTTGTCAGTGCGATAGTTGGCTCACAACCCCTAACACAGGCAGAAGTTGTTTCGAGAGCAGCGATAGATTGGGTTGAATCCCGGGATCAGGACAGCCCGTTCTTTTTGTGGATACATTATATGGACCCACATTATCCATGGGTTCCCCCGGAAAAATTCTTGGACCATGACGATCTCTCAAGAATCGAGGTAGGCCGGCTCTGGCACACAGTGGCTTACCAGTACCAACAGGAAACCGCAGCCGTTGACGAACACATGATGCGTCAAATCAACCGGCTGTATGATGCAGAAATTCGACGAATGGACGCATCTATCGGAGAATTGCTTGAGACAGTTCATTCTGTTTCGTCTACTGGAGGCCCATTAATTGCGCTTGCTGGCGACCACGGAACCGAACTCAATGACCATGGTGGATTTAGCCATGGCCCGACAGACCTGTATCAAGAGGTGACTCGAGTCCCCTTATTATTCGCAGGACCAGACGTCCCTGATAATTCCAAGGAACTCGGGGGACTCGTTGATGTTCCTCAAACACTTGTACAGCAAAGCAACGCTGTTAAAGAAGGAATCGAGCCGTTCGAAGGAATCAATCTTCTTGAAGAAAGTAGAGACAGTGTTTTCACCGAGGTCGTCTACGACATCGACCCTGTTAAACAGCAGAACACTAACAACGCGATACTTAGTGCACACACCGCACCACCGTGGAAACTCATCCGAAACGAGGAGACAGAAGATGTCGAATTGTACAATCTGAAAACCGATTCCGGGGAAGAAACTAACCGAGTACCCGAAGAACCCCAACGGGTTTCAGAATTAACCAACGGATTAGAGGAACATCGAGAGCGAATTTACCGACGTAACCGAACCGTCGAAGAAAAACAGCGGATTCGACGAAAAATTTCCGAACTCCGGGATAAGGGGAAAATATAA
- a CDS encoding nucleotide sugar dehydrogenase — MTDNEPSICVHGLGYVGLPTAAILANSGYPVYGYDADPERRTVLRQKEIQFDEPDLERFVERALDDGLTIVDTAREADFHLICVPTPYDTDLDRTNLTYVEAAGETIADLLRPEDTVVLSSTVPPRTTEGRLRSILEASGLSANEDFLLGYSPETVLPGDTLTELRENDRLVGTVENRPADRIVALYDSFVAGDIRTADATTAEFVKLIQNAYRDTNIAFANEVAKLAHEFGIDSRDSIALANEHPRVEILRPGPGVGGHCIPVDPLFLNHNNDIPMLIETARTVNDGMAGFVVELLSAALDNLYNSRVALLGVAYKGGVGDTRESPTLKITRQLDDAEVTEIRLADPYVDSDALSRPLRSTEDSINGADAGVIVTDHPEYGALDPGMFSELMRGDVIIDTRDMIDENRWEREGFDIYTI, encoded by the coding sequence ATGACTGACAACGAACCCTCGATTTGTGTCCATGGGCTTGGCTACGTCGGGCTCCCGACGGCGGCCATTCTAGCTAACTCCGGCTATCCGGTGTATGGATACGACGCTGATCCAGAACGGCGGACAGTGCTACGGCAAAAGGAGATTCAGTTCGATGAGCCTGATTTAGAGCGGTTTGTCGAACGTGCACTGGATGATGGCTTAACCATCGTTGATACTGCTCGTGAAGCTGATTTCCACCTCATCTGTGTTCCGACACCGTACGATACCGACCTTGATCGAACCAATCTCACCTACGTTGAGGCAGCGGGAGAGACGATTGCAGATTTACTCCGTCCCGAGGATACAGTCGTCCTTTCATCGACCGTTCCACCAAGGACTACGGAAGGGCGACTTCGTTCAATTCTGGAAGCGTCTGGCCTCTCCGCAAACGAAGATTTCCTACTTGGATACAGTCCGGAAACAGTACTCCCAGGGGATACACTCACCGAACTCCGAGAGAACGACCGACTCGTCGGGACGGTTGAAAACCGACCTGCAGACCGCATTGTTGCGTTATACGACTCATTCGTCGCCGGCGATATTCGGACAGCCGATGCAACAACTGCAGAGTTCGTCAAGCTGATTCAGAACGCCTATCGAGACACGAACATCGCATTCGCGAACGAAGTTGCGAAGTTAGCGCATGAGTTCGGAATTGATTCTCGCGATTCGATTGCGCTCGCGAATGAGCACCCGCGTGTAGAGATTCTACGTCCGGGACCGGGTGTCGGGGGGCATTGTATTCCAGTCGATCCACTCTTCCTGAATCATAACAACGACATTCCGATGCTTATCGAAACGGCTCGGACAGTCAATGACGGGATGGCTGGATTTGTCGTCGAACTCCTTTCGGCGGCCCTGGATAATCTCTATAACTCTAGAGTTGCACTCCTTGGCGTCGCGTACAAAGGGGGGGTCGGAGACACAAGAGAAAGCCCTACACTCAAAATCACGCGGCAGTTGGATGATGCAGAAGTTACGGAGATACGGCTGGCTGACCCTTATGTCGATAGTGATGCGCTAAGCCGTCCTCTAAGGTCGACAGAAGATAGTATAAATGGCGCTGACGCAGGTGTTATTGTCACCGACCATCCGGAATATGGTGCGCTTGATCCAGGAATGTTCTCGGAGTTAATGAGGGGGGATGTGATTATTGATACGCGAGATATGATTGACGAAAACCGCTGGGAGCGCGAAGGGTTTGATATTTATACGATATAG
- the wecB gene encoding non-hydrolyzing UDP-N-acetylglucosamine 2-epimerase — translation MDPAVSLILGTRPEIIKMAPIVRELDRRGIPFQLIHTGQHYSDTLDTVFFRTLDLPTPDYNLEAGSGTHAEQTAAMLTGVDEILLETQPNVVLVQGDTNSVLAGGLAASKREMELGHVEAGLRSFDREMPEEVNRRLVDHAADYLFPPTTTARDQLLKEDLPEDRVYMTGNTVVDAVEEHGTLAETRSDVLEEYDVAAGKYALLTAHRAENVDDANRFEKILDGIQSFASETGLEIIYPVHPRAEERLNDFGLSRPASIRFVEPLDYLDFLKLEQNAAVVFTDSGGVQEETCILGTPCVTLRDNTERPETLDVDANRLAGTDPDQIRTDGLEMLEGKQTWSNPFGDGTAAEQIVEVIEPR, via the coding sequence ATGGATCCTGCGGTTAGTCTCATCTTGGGGACCCGTCCCGAGATAATCAAGATGGCGCCAATCGTGCGGGAACTGGATAGACGGGGAATCCCGTTCCAACTCATTCATACGGGACAGCATTACTCGGACACACTGGATACAGTGTTCTTTCGCACGCTTGACCTCCCAACCCCGGACTACAATCTTGAAGCCGGGTCCGGAACCCACGCTGAACAAACAGCAGCGATGCTGACCGGTGTCGACGAAATCTTACTCGAGACGCAACCGAACGTTGTTCTCGTCCAAGGAGATACGAATTCAGTGCTTGCAGGTGGGCTTGCTGCAAGTAAACGAGAGATGGAACTCGGACACGTTGAAGCCGGTCTGCGAAGCTTCGACCGAGAAATGCCCGAGGAAGTCAACCGACGGCTCGTCGACCACGCGGCAGATTACCTCTTCCCCCCGACAACAACAGCTCGTGACCAACTTCTCAAAGAAGATCTCCCAGAAGACCGCGTCTATATGACCGGAAACACAGTAGTAGATGCTGTCGAGGAGCACGGTACGCTTGCTGAGACACGGAGTGATGTCCTCGAAGAGTACGACGTTGCCGCTGGCAAATACGCCTTGCTCACAGCCCACCGTGCTGAAAACGTCGACGACGCAAACCGATTCGAAAAGATACTGGACGGAATTCAGTCGTTCGCCAGTGAAACAGGATTGGAGATTATTTATCCGGTCCATCCACGAGCCGAAGAGCGGCTCAATGACTTTGGATTGAGTCGCCCTGCGTCAATCCGATTCGTCGAACCGCTGGACTATCTTGATTTTCTCAAGCTCGAGCAAAATGCGGCTGTCGTATTCACGGACTCCGGTGGCGTCCAAGAGGAAACATGTATTCTCGGCACGCCTTGTGTGACCCTTCGCGACAATACAGAGCGGCCGGAGACGCTGGATGTTGACGCGAACCGACTTGCGGGCACCGATCCCGACCAGATACGTACGGACGGTCTGGAGATGTTAGAAGGAAAGCAAACGTGGAGTAACCCCTTCGGAGACGGGACGGCAGCAGAGCAGATTGTTGAGGTGATTGAACCACGATGA